A genomic window from Chengkuizengella sediminis includes:
- a CDS encoding thioredoxin family protein gives MEKLTSKKQFTEMISENKPTIAVFKADWCVDCRFIDPFMPEVIAKYEGKVRFIEIDSEQFPDLVDQYNVLGIPSFIALHENKELIRFVSKLRKTQEEIEAFVDRAIEVASALEKS, from the coding sequence ATGGAAAAATTAACGAGTAAAAAACAGTTTACAGAAATGATATCTGAAAACAAACCAACAATTGCAGTATTTAAAGCGGATTGGTGCGTAGATTGCCGTTTCATAGATCCATTTATGCCAGAAGTGATTGCAAAATATGAAGGTAAAGTCCGTTTTATTGAGATTGATTCAGAACAATTTCCTGATTTAGTTGATCAGTACAATGTGCTTGGTATTCCAAGTTTTATCGCTCTTCATGAGAATAAGGAGCTTATTCGATTTGTGAGTAAATTAAGAAAAACGCAAGAAGAAATCGAGGCCTTTGTTGATCGAGCCATAGAAGTGGCTTCTGCTTTAGAAAAGTCATAA
- a CDS encoding DUF2515 family protein: protein MFNELFNESKQKEKSFFRFLQLKKQYNPLDYNKKDLRMIHKKLKSILEHPKATKTTFTKIEQEIIKKIQQKTKENNLNNITRTQAYLEVYKRNPNLHWAFLAHMVSRNGGWNMTDLMGEFLPRLLNYEKRLATFLMLESANALIFHDAYPQLLLYEESLRLKKNLFHLLDAFHVSKFVRPFWELFWNDPQQYTLITIALIINEQNHIEKRVVLNPKFKEKVLDKFYFKVQSLLQLNQVIFPMFSSHQSHKMELVGLTVQNFSNLQERIEVGKKLYTVLFCYPNYYQAITNFSTQVPHTGSRVDYCPELFSKKKSTSSNYKTQKIIGSKLKKGAEPLFSPQLTQIWSNIPFQSTTHEDWFSNLSSMKYFKKIKPPITLEMTHNYCQALNKIELAVMAENMLFED, encoded by the coding sequence ATGTTTAACGAACTTTTTAATGAATCAAAACAAAAAGAAAAAAGTTTCTTTAGATTCTTACAACTAAAAAAACAATACAACCCTTTAGATTACAACAAAAAAGACTTGCGAATGATTCATAAAAAATTAAAGAGTATATTGGAACACCCTAAAGCTACGAAAACTACTTTTACTAAAATTGAACAAGAAATTATAAAAAAAATTCAACAAAAAACTAAGGAAAATAACCTAAATAATATTACACGCACTCAAGCGTACCTAGAAGTGTACAAGAGAAACCCTAACCTTCACTGGGCGTTTTTAGCTCATATGGTATCAAGAAACGGCGGTTGGAATATGACCGATTTAATGGGGGAATTTCTACCTCGTTTACTAAACTACGAAAAACGATTAGCAACATTTTTAATGCTAGAAAGTGCAAATGCACTTATTTTTCATGATGCCTATCCTCAGTTATTATTATATGAGGAAAGTTTACGATTGAAAAAAAACTTATTTCATTTGTTAGATGCTTTTCATGTATCTAAATTTGTGCGCCCCTTCTGGGAGCTTTTCTGGAATGATCCACAACAATACACTTTGATAACTATCGCTCTTATTATTAATGAACAAAATCACATCGAAAAAAGAGTTGTTTTAAATCCCAAATTTAAAGAAAAAGTGTTGGACAAATTTTATTTTAAAGTACAATCTTTATTACAACTAAATCAGGTCATCTTTCCCATGTTTTCTTCTCATCAAAGTCATAAAATGGAACTTGTGGGGTTAACAGTTCAGAATTTTTCAAATCTTCAAGAAAGAATTGAAGTAGGCAAAAAACTATATACGGTTTTATTCTGTTATCCTAACTATTATCAGGCCATTACAAATTTCTCTACTCAAGTTCCTCACACTGGTTCACGAGTAGACTATTGTCCTGAACTATTTTCAAAAAAGAAGTCAACCTCTTCCAATTATAAAACACAAAAAATCATAGGGAGTAAATTAAAAAAAGGAGCTGAACCACTCTTCAGCCCTCAATTAACTCAAATATGGTCTAACATTCCTTTTCAGTCCACTACTCACGAAGACTGGTTCAGTAATCTCTCTAGCATGAAATATTTTAAAAAAATAAAACCACCTATCACTTTAGAAATGACACACAATTATTGCCAAGCTTTAAATAAAATTGAACTTGCAGTTATGGCAGAAAATATGTTGTTTGAGGATTGA
- a CDS encoding COX15/CtaA family protein has translation MVKGLKWIATITCVGMFLVLLAGTLVTNTGSELGCGHDWPLCNGKFVPTYTISSIIEYSHRFVTGIEGILVVITLVMVIKLLNHRKDALLYAWGTLLFTVVQAIMGAMAVMWPQSSPVLALHFGISIMAFASSLLLVMIVWKINPQEQSQYTKWGEPTTTIDKPVGRSYRIFVWFTVIYTYIVVYTGALVKHTDSGSAFVELYQNTFQTLIGKVAVALTHVSSASFLFIIMLIVAHFAYRSYHHIRPIRNAGIAALVLIVAQVISGVILVAAISNENWYLFAILLHTSIISVMFGVLCYLSMLVWQWREKVK, from the coding sequence TTGGTTAAAGGATTAAAATGGATAGCTACGATCACATGTGTGGGAATGTTCCTCGTTTTACTTGCTGGGACGTTAGTTACAAATACGGGATCAGAACTAGGCTGCGGCCATGATTGGCCTTTATGTAACGGTAAATTCGTACCTACCTATACTATTTCATCGATCATAGAGTACAGTCACCGGTTTGTAACTGGTATAGAGGGAATACTAGTGGTGATTACGCTTGTTATGGTCATCAAATTATTAAATCATCGCAAAGATGCCTTATTGTATGCATGGGGAACATTGTTGTTTACTGTAGTACAAGCCATCATGGGCGCTATGGCAGTCATGTGGCCACAATCGTCTCCTGTTCTAGCACTTCATTTTGGAATATCTATAATGGCATTTGCAAGCAGTTTGTTGCTCGTGATGATCGTTTGGAAAATAAATCCACAAGAGCAGAGTCAATATACAAAATGGGGTGAACCGACAACAACTATAGATAAACCGGTTGGTAGAAGTTATCGTATCTTTGTATGGTTTACAGTCATTTATACTTATATCGTGGTTTACACTGGAGCGTTAGTGAAACATACGGACTCAGGATCTGCTTTTGTTGAGCTATATCAAAATACATTTCAAACCTTGATAGGGAAAGTGGCGGTAGCACTTACACATGTTTCTTCTGCGAGTTTCTTGTTTATTATTATGTTAATTGTCGCTCATTTTGCCTATAGATCATATCATCATATTCGTCCGATTCGTAATGCTGGAATCGCTGCACTTGTTTTAATTGTAGCCCAAGTCATAAGTGGTGTTATATTAGTTGCAGCAATCAGTAATGAAAATTGGTACCTATTTGCCATTTTGTTACACACATCAATTATATCAGTCATGTTTGGAGTATTATGTTATTTAAGTATGTTAGTATGGCAGTGGAGGGAGAAAGTTAAATGA